Proteins from a genomic interval of Synechococcus sp. A15-28:
- the kdsA gene encoding 3-deoxy-8-phosphooctulonate synthase: MTARRIQLGDITFANDRPFALLGGVNVLEDLDFALRCAGHYKQVCERLGIPLVFKASYDKANRSSIHSFRGPGLKDGLGILQAVKDTHGIPVITDVHSPEEAAAAAKVADIIQLPAFLARQTDLVRAIAETGAVINIKKPQFLSPEQMRNIVDKFRECGNEQLLICERGTNFGYDNLVVDMLGFGVMKRTCDELPLIFDVTHALQCRDPGGAASGGRRSQVVDLAKSGMAVGLAGLFLEAHPDPNQARCDGPSALPLDQLEPFLSQVKAIDDLVKGMPPLQIN, encoded by the coding sequence ATGACAGCACGTCGAATCCAGCTCGGCGACATCACCTTCGCCAATGACCGCCCCTTTGCGCTCCTCGGCGGCGTGAATGTGCTCGAGGATCTGGACTTCGCCCTGCGCTGCGCGGGCCACTACAAGCAGGTCTGTGAACGCCTGGGCATCCCGCTGGTGTTCAAGGCGTCCTACGACAAGGCCAACCGCTCATCGATTCACTCCTTCCGCGGCCCTGGCCTGAAGGACGGCCTGGGCATCCTCCAAGCGGTCAAGGACACCCACGGCATCCCGGTGATCACGGATGTCCACAGCCCTGAAGAGGCCGCTGCTGCCGCCAAGGTGGCCGACATCATTCAGCTGCCTGCCTTCCTCGCCCGCCAGACCGATCTGGTTCGCGCCATCGCGGAAACCGGGGCGGTGATCAACATCAAGAAGCCGCAGTTCCTCAGCCCGGAACAGATGCGCAACATCGTCGATAAGTTCCGCGAATGCGGCAACGAGCAGCTGCTGATCTGCGAACGCGGCACCAACTTCGGTTACGACAACCTGGTGGTGGACATGCTCGGCTTCGGGGTGATGAAGCGCACCTGTGATGAGTTGCCGCTGATCTTTGATGTGACCCATGCTCTCCAGTGCCGCGACCCGGGTGGTGCCGCCTCCGGTGGCCGGCGCTCCCAGGTGGTGGATCTGGCCAAATCCGGTATGGCCGTCGGCTTGGCCGGTCTGTTCCTCGAAGCCCATCCGGACCCGAACCAGGCCCGCTGCGACGGACCGAGCGCACTACCGCTGGATCAGCTGGAACCGTTCCTGAGCCAGGTCAAAGCCATTGACGATCTGGTGAAAGGAATGCCACCTCTGCAGATCAACTAA
- a CDS encoding glycosyltransferase translates to MTRRVVLYIDSLKTGGAERVTLLLARWLVETGWQATVLTRHGASRDFYPVPAGVQRALEPADPIWLRRFGPLGFPLRILRLRAWLRRHQPDLVLGMTTLPAIKLLLAVRGLACPAIVSERNFPPLKRPSWPWRLLRRLTYPWAQLHLVQTEATGHWLAQHLRARPQLCLPNPVAWPLPRFAPDPDPIAWLVRRNVGADQQVLLAVGTKSHQKGFDRLVAMFGLLVQRHPAVHLVILGLDQELYHGVDQQAQLRRLLPQASHRLHFPGRVGNVQDWYERADMFLLPSRYEGFPNVLLEAMASGCCCVSSDCPQGPAELIRDGVDGRLLANGATPETWAELVSELLEDSGQRLRFGDAALEVRQRFSEERLRRCFMHGVAQLVGDD, encoded by the coding sequence ATGACCCGCAGGGTCGTGCTCTATATCGATTCCCTCAAGACCGGTGGAGCCGAGCGCGTCACTCTTTTGCTTGCACGCTGGCTTGTGGAAACGGGCTGGCAGGCCACGGTGCTCACCCGCCATGGTGCGTCCCGTGATTTTTATCCCGTCCCAGCAGGTGTTCAACGGGCTCTCGAACCCGCAGATCCGATTTGGTTAAGACGCTTCGGGCCGTTGGGTTTTCCCCTTCGCATCCTGCGGTTGCGCGCATGGTTGCGGCGCCATCAACCTGATCTGGTTCTTGGCATGACAACCCTGCCGGCGATCAAGCTGCTGCTGGCGGTGCGGGGCCTGGCTTGTCCAGCCATCGTCTCGGAACGGAACTTCCCTCCTTTGAAGCGGCCGAGTTGGCCTTGGCGGTTGCTGCGGCGGCTCACTTACCCATGGGCCCAGCTGCATCTTGTCCAAACCGAGGCCACGGGGCACTGGCTGGCCCAGCATTTGAGGGCGCGCCCCCAACTCTGTCTGCCCAACCCCGTGGCCTGGCCTTTGCCCCGGTTTGCGCCTGACCCCGACCCCATCGCTTGGCTGGTCCGCCGGAATGTCGGGGCTGACCAGCAGGTGCTCCTGGCTGTGGGAACCAAATCCCATCAAAAGGGCTTTGACCGCTTGGTCGCGATGTTCGGCCTGTTGGTGCAGCGGCATCCCGCCGTGCATCTGGTGATCCTTGGCCTCGATCAGGAGCTCTATCACGGTGTTGACCAACAGGCTCAGTTGCGCCGATTGCTGCCGCAGGCATCCCACCGCTTGCACTTCCCCGGGCGGGTGGGAAATGTTCAGGATTGGTACGAGCGGGCCGATATGTTCCTGCTCCCTTCTCGCTATGAGGGTTTTCCCAACGTGCTGCTCGAAGCCATGGCCAGCGGCTGTTGTTGCGTCTCTTCCGACTGCCCCCAGGGCCCAGCCGAGTTGATCCGTGATGGCGTTGATGGTCGTTTGTTGGCGAACGGTGCCACCCCGGAGACCTGGGCTGAGCTGGTGTCGGAGCTGCTGGAGGACTCAGGCCAACGCCTGCGATTTGGAGATGCGGCTCTGGAGGTGCGTCAACGCTTTTCCGAGGAACGCTTGCGCCGTTGTTTCATGCACGGCGTGGCGCAGCTGGTGGGTGATGACTGA
- a CDS encoding glycosyltransferase — protein MADFVVLATADWDHRLWTNKQHTALSLHRAGHRVLYVESLGLRPPRADRQDRQRIVKRLRRMFNPPRQVEPGLWIWSPMVIPGGTRGMLMRINRMLLSGSLAWVLRRLRFRSPLLWTYNPLTGRYLNLKRRAAASTSSMFSAAVYHCVDRIHAQPGMPATLIADSERQLCRTVNVVFTTSPDLQASLMRLNASTYHYGNVADQAHFAAALHAPRAPEPLAGIPKPRLMFVGAIDSYKLDLPMLAALARQRSEWSFVMLGPVGEADPDTSITALQALPNVHVMGLQPYDDLPAWLAHADVALLPLQENTYTQHMFPMKFFEYLAAGRPVVATRIPALRPYASGALLCPPDAEAFDAAIAMALEGDGPPLHQRLALAAEHTYESRTRKMLADLQREGLLDAASSGRSMLRPQARTWPLQRLLMPALFRSVRLRNLCGRCEAGRKLLGWIDGQHPVEPRVLDAQIPRLIQKGMYAEALVLMERSWLELGRNNHLSHLLFRRGARPKALEEQIALFETLGSSTRLPLSYRAYCRVVCAYRAAEANDPELMRASLAALDAVATGLEKDPNTPLCRQGNRFNRAKLLISCYATSLRLHLTLADRSGAARLGRRALQFCARLDLSMIETDTSFRLTRNLMRVLAINAVEAWASADVALYWQARQALQAVHDHAHRPEHDDREVQEDHRGFAVQVMERVVLIDPALAEVAVRLRATEDLMLLLFRAKIVNDAWGAERLPGVLPCFEGFLKPHPATSSTS, from the coding sequence ATGGCTGATTTCGTTGTTTTGGCAACGGCGGATTGGGACCACCGCCTGTGGACGAACAAGCAGCACACCGCGCTTTCCCTGCACCGGGCTGGCCACCGCGTGCTGTACGTCGAGTCTCTTGGGTTGCGTCCCCCACGTGCTGATCGTCAGGACCGGCAGCGAATCGTCAAGCGTCTTAGGCGGATGTTCAACCCGCCGCGCCAGGTTGAGCCAGGCTTGTGGATCTGGTCACCGATGGTGATTCCCGGTGGGACACGCGGGATGTTGATGCGGATCAACCGGATGCTGCTCAGCGGCTCTCTGGCCTGGGTTCTCCGGCGTCTGCGTTTTCGCTCTCCACTGTTGTGGACTTACAACCCGCTGACCGGTCGTTATCTCAACCTCAAACGACGTGCTGCAGCCTCAACGTCGTCCATGTTTTCCGCTGCCGTTTACCACTGCGTCGATCGCATCCATGCCCAGCCAGGCATGCCCGCGACCTTAATTGCTGACAGCGAGCGCCAGCTGTGTCGCACGGTGAACGTGGTGTTCACCACGTCTCCTGATCTTCAGGCGTCGTTGATGCGCCTGAATGCCAGCACTTACCACTACGGCAACGTTGCCGATCAGGCCCATTTCGCTGCCGCCCTGCATGCGCCCCGTGCCCCGGAGCCTCTGGCTGGCATCCCAAAGCCTCGCCTGATGTTTGTCGGCGCGATCGATTCCTACAAGCTTGATCTGCCCATGCTGGCGGCCCTGGCCCGTCAACGTTCGGAGTGGTCGTTCGTCATGCTGGGCCCTGTTGGCGAGGCGGATCCGGACACAAGCATTACGGCCCTCCAGGCCTTGCCAAATGTGCACGTCATGGGGCTGCAGCCCTATGACGATTTGCCGGCATGGCTCGCTCACGCCGATGTGGCTCTGCTGCCGCTGCAGGAGAACACCTACACGCAGCACATGTTCCCGATGAAATTCTTCGAATATCTGGCAGCGGGGCGACCTGTGGTTGCCACCCGAATTCCGGCGTTGCGCCCCTACGCCTCTGGAGCGTTGCTTTGCCCTCCGGATGCGGAGGCGTTCGATGCCGCTATCGCAATGGCATTGGAGGGTGATGGCCCACCTCTCCATCAGCGCTTGGCGTTGGCCGCTGAACACACTTACGAGAGCCGTACCCGCAAGATGCTGGCGGATCTGCAGCGGGAGGGATTGTTGGATGCGGCCTCAAGTGGTCGGTCGATGCTGCGGCCCCAAGCCCGGACCTGGCCGTTGCAGCGGCTGTTGATGCCGGCCCTGTTCCGCTCCGTGCGGTTGCGCAACCTTTGTGGGCGCTGCGAGGCCGGCCGGAAATTATTGGGCTGGATTGATGGGCAACATCCGGTTGAGCCGAGGGTGCTTGATGCACAGATTCCCCGCCTTATTCAGAAAGGAATGTATGCCGAGGCTTTAGTCCTGATGGAGCGGTCCTGGTTGGAGCTTGGTCGCAACAATCATTTGAGCCATTTGCTGTTTCGACGTGGTGCCAGGCCCAAGGCGCTGGAGGAGCAGATCGCTTTGTTTGAGACCCTGGGTTCCAGCACCCGCCTGCCCCTCAGCTACCGCGCCTACTGCAGGGTCGTTTGTGCTTACCGCGCTGCTGAAGCCAACGACCCCGAGCTGATGCGTGCTTCGCTCGCAGCGTTGGACGCAGTGGCAACAGGTCTGGAAAAAGATCCCAACACACCTTTGTGTCGCCAGGGGAATCGCTTCAACCGCGCCAAGCTGCTGATCTCCTGTTACGCCACCTCGCTGCGGCTTCATCTCACCCTGGCGGATCGCTCTGGTGCCGCTCGCCTTGGGCGGCGTGCGCTGCAGTTCTGTGCACGCCTCGATCTCAGCATGATCGAAACCGATACCTCCTTCCGGCTCACACGGAATCTGATGCGCGTGCTGGCGATCAATGCTGTTGAGGCCTGGGCTTCAGCGGATGTCGCGCTCTACTGGCAGGCGAGGCAGGCGTTGCAAGCCGTTCATGACCATGCCCATCGACCGGAGCATGATGATCGCGAGGTGCAGGAAGACCACCGTGGCTTCGCCGTACAGGTGATGGAGCGTGTCGTCTTGATTGACCCCGCCCTCGCTGAAGTGGCCGTAAGGCTCAGGGCCACCGAAGATTTGATGCTCTTGCTGTTCCGCGCCAAGATCGTCAACGATGCTTGGGGTGCCGAGCGGTTGCCGGGAGTTTTGCCTTGTTTTGAGGGCTTTCTTAAGCCTCACCCTGCAACGTCGAGCACGTCATGA
- a CDS encoding sulfotransferase: MSSQRLKLLLIRGLGHSGTTMLDLALGAHPQIIGLGEAARILAMPQPGDEHRGPSQLRGAHRFERRCTCGVVAAECPIWGPQLEWLRLHDQRPMQEKVLRLLKRSPHDGGAVWHVDSYQDDLEMTRFPETMFDIRIIHLVRDVRSWVHSRARAGRKSGLRWPAMRQLARWWRVNAKFERSFRQSPYPVFHLGYEEFALQPQRSLELLSTWLSIDFQDSMLAPGQNSSSHILAGNRVRFDLERSRRIAYDGAWLGVPAPTAAHLGLLLPNVARMNRRLVYSNGLL, from the coding sequence ATGAGCAGCCAACGCCTGAAGTTGCTGCTGATCCGTGGTCTCGGCCACAGCGGCACAACGATGCTGGATCTGGCTCTTGGGGCGCATCCGCAAATCATTGGCCTGGGTGAGGCGGCGCGAATTCTGGCGATGCCACAACCGGGGGACGAGCATCGCGGGCCCAGTCAACTTCGTGGTGCCCACCGGTTTGAGCGGCGTTGCACCTGTGGGGTCGTTGCAGCGGAGTGCCCAATCTGGGGCCCTCAGCTTGAGTGGCTTCGCCTGCACGACCAAAGGCCGATGCAGGAGAAAGTGCTGCGGCTGCTAAAGCGTTCCCCCCACGACGGCGGGGCCGTCTGGCATGTGGATTCGTACCAGGACGATCTGGAGATGACGCGGTTTCCCGAGACGATGTTTGACATCCGGATCATCCATCTCGTGCGCGATGTGCGCTCCTGGGTGCATTCCCGCGCCAGGGCCGGCCGCAAGTCCGGCCTCCGCTGGCCTGCCATGCGTCAGCTGGCGCGTTGGTGGCGTGTCAATGCCAAGTTCGAACGGTCTTTCCGGCAGTCTCCTTACCCGGTGTTTCATCTGGGTTATGAGGAATTTGCGCTTCAACCCCAGCGCAGTTTGGAGTTGCTCTCCACCTGGCTGTCCATCGATTTTCAGGATTCGATGCTGGCTCCCGGCCAGAACAGCAGCAGCCACATCCTTGCGGGCAATCGGGTGCGTTTTGATCTGGAGCGCAGTCGAAGAATTGCCTACGACGGCGCCTGGTTGGGTGTGCCGGCACCCACGGCTGCGCATCTCGGCTTGCTTTTGCCCAACGTGGCTCGCATGAACCGCCGCTTGGTGTATTCCAACGGTTTGCTTTAA
- a CDS encoding sulfotransferase family protein — translation MASDATFLLGVGAQKAGTSWLHDQLNRRKDADFGFLKEYHVFDALELEHCSSFRPKNPTPLKWRTWRRARFMEQPERYFDYFASRLKPPHIRLTGDITPSYAGLSAQSFRRIKDAFQERGVQMRAVFIMRDPVERFLSQQRMQLRKRGLLQPEHEIEHLSKASLKLLKRESPRSDYPATLDALRTGLAASDVFIGLYETLFTAANHCALCRCLCIPEQIPELSHRVNASQATTAVPTEVLRRLGQHFTPLVKAVQERCPDLGVEQHWGTAMTWGDA, via the coding sequence TTGGCCTCTGACGCAACCTTTCTGCTCGGCGTTGGCGCCCAGAAAGCAGGAACCTCCTGGCTGCACGATCAACTGAACCGCAGGAAGGATGCTGATTTCGGCTTCTTAAAGGAGTACCACGTTTTCGATGCTCTGGAGCTGGAACACTGTTCCTCCTTCCGGCCCAAGAACCCCACACCATTGAAGTGGCGCACTTGGCGGCGGGCGCGGTTCATGGAACAACCCGAGCGCTACTTCGACTACTTCGCATCACGGCTCAAGCCACCCCATATCCGACTCACGGGGGACATCACCCCGTCCTATGCCGGGTTAAGCGCGCAAAGCTTCAGGCGCATCAAAGACGCCTTCCAGGAACGTGGCGTGCAGATGCGAGCAGTGTTCATCATGCGCGACCCGGTGGAACGGTTCCTGTCGCAGCAACGCATGCAACTGCGCAAGCGTGGCCTGCTCCAGCCCGAGCATGAAATCGAACATCTGAGCAAGGCCAGCCTCAAGCTGCTCAAACGTGAATCTCCCCGAAGCGATTACCCCGCGACCCTCGATGCACTCCGGACAGGTCTTGCAGCCTCCGACGTGTTCATCGGCCTCTACGAAACCTTGTTTACGGCAGCGAATCACTGTGCCTTGTGCCGTTGCCTGTGCATCCCAGAGCAGATCCCTGAACTGAGCCACAGGGTGAATGCCAGTCAGGCCACCACCGCTGTTCCAACGGAGGTGTTGCGGCGTCTTGGCCAGCACTTCACCCCGTTGGTGAAAGCGGTCCAGGAACGGTGTCCGGATCTCGGTGTTGAGCAGCACTGGGGCACCGCGATGACCTGGGGAGACGCCTGA
- a CDS encoding glycosyltransferase — MTESVSTAGRDDLWLVLPHLGAGGAQKVALIAARHFAAQGLKVKLVTLIPGHPVAHALPDGIPWLELGASTHRSWGARGGRFALAQLDKLIRLFFQLQLRWLEGWFQTCVHPERRGLAMRLFHVGTEAMAGLRLRQLRREFRRQRPHRVLALLTRTNITCCCAAWDLPIHLVVSERNDPSLQLLPEVWQRLRPLAYRRADVVTANTAGVLSALDSMGAWERLALLPNPLPGASKAAARGDQSWASGFISVARLVPQKGLDVLVAALPRLSGSAAGWPVNLVGDGPEREALQQQAKDLGVSSRLRFLGFRSDPDRFLAEAAVFVLPSRFEGMPNALLEAMAAGLAVIVTDASPGPLEVVEPGISGLVVPSDDPAALAEAMQALVSDPDRCRRMGAAAKARIAALDWPRLEPLWRSILALS, encoded by the coding sequence ATGACTGAATCAGTGTCGACTGCAGGCCGTGATGATCTGTGGCTCGTGTTGCCCCATCTCGGAGCGGGGGGCGCTCAGAAAGTGGCCTTGATTGCTGCCCGTCATTTTGCGGCGCAGGGCTTGAAGGTGAAGCTGGTGACGCTGATCCCGGGGCATCCTGTGGCCCATGCCCTCCCCGACGGGATTCCTTGGCTCGAACTGGGGGCGTCGACCCATCGCTCCTGGGGGGCCCGCGGCGGTCGTTTCGCCCTGGCGCAGCTTGACAAGCTGATCCGCTTGTTCTTTCAGCTGCAGTTGCGCTGGTTAGAGGGTTGGTTTCAAACCTGCGTCCATCCCGAGAGGCGGGGTTTGGCCATGCGGCTCTTTCATGTCGGCACCGAGGCGATGGCTGGCTTGCGTTTGCGCCAGTTGCGCCGGGAGTTCCGCCGTCAGCGGCCCCATCGGGTTTTGGCTCTGCTGACCCGCACCAACATCACCTGTTGTTGTGCTGCCTGGGATTTGCCGATCCACCTTGTTGTGTCGGAGCGCAACGACCCCTCGCTTCAGCTGCTGCCGGAGGTGTGGCAGCGCCTGCGGCCGCTTGCCTATCGCCGGGCCGATGTGGTGACCGCCAACACAGCCGGCGTTCTCTCGGCTTTGGACTCCATGGGGGCGTGGGAGCGGTTGGCCCTTCTGCCCAATCCGTTGCCCGGTGCCTCCAAGGCTGCGGCTCGCGGAGATCAATCGTGGGCCTCTGGCTTCATCAGTGTTGCCAGGTTGGTGCCCCAGAAAGGCCTTGATGTCTTGGTCGCTGCTCTGCCGAGGTTGAGCGGATCAGCAGCTGGATGGCCCGTCAACCTGGTGGGTGATGGGCCCGAGCGTGAGGCGTTGCAGCAACAGGCCAAGGATCTGGGGGTCTCCAGTCGGCTGCGCTTCCTGGGCTTTCGCTCGGATCCAGATCGGTTCCTGGCAGAGGCTGCCGTGTTTGTGCTCCCCTCCCGTTTTGAAGGCATGCCCAATGCTCTGCTGGAGGCCATGGCTGCCGGTCTGGCCGTGATCGTGACGGACGCATCTCCTGGCCCTCTGGAGGTGGTTGAGCCCGGGATCAGTGGATTGGTCGTTCCTAGTGATGATCCGGCCGCTCTAGCGGAAGCCATGCAGGCGCTGGTCTCGGATCCAGACCGCTGCCGTCGGATGGGGGCAGCGGCCAAGGCGCGAATTGCTGCGTTGGATTGGCCCCGGTTGGAACCGCTCTGGCGGTCGATCCTGGCGTTGTCATGA
- a CDS encoding glycosyltransferase, giving the protein MTARVLVLAPTRRARTETFVRANLARLPFAVEACFGDEMPWREPLKALYGLAVLTSKVCTRLGWLRLATLPTSIVAMLLVKRHRPDVVMVEFGFHAVRVMELARLGVPLAVHFRGADASAERYLKRLEQRYRRLFQLTSAVIVKNQTMRSRLISLGAQPAQLVISPSGADEQRFQGSIPASMPPRFLAVGRFVAKKGPLDTLEAFALLQGLTDHADACSLVMVGDGPLLSVVQERAHQLGLEHLVQFPGVLSPDAVVQEMRRARVFVQHSRTAEDGDEEGCPVSVMEAQLCGLPVVATRHGGITEVVVDQQTGTLVEEGDRRGMAEAMALLADRPELAAAWGAAGQRRSQARFTVKHHVDQITMLLNDLVDHRR; this is encoded by the coding sequence ATGACCGCTCGTGTCCTTGTATTGGCCCCGACCCGGCGGGCGCGGACGGAAACCTTTGTGCGCGCCAATCTGGCCCGCTTGCCCTTTGCGGTGGAGGCCTGTTTCGGGGATGAGATGCCTTGGCGCGAGCCCCTCAAAGCGCTCTATGGCTTGGCGGTGCTCACCAGCAAGGTCTGCACCCGCTTGGGCTGGCTCCGGCTGGCCACGCTGCCCACTTCAATCGTGGCCATGCTTTTGGTGAAACGCCACCGGCCGGATGTGGTGATGGTGGAGTTCGGTTTTCATGCCGTAAGGGTGATGGAGCTGGCTCGTCTTGGAGTTCCCCTGGCAGTTCACTTCCGCGGCGCCGATGCCTCAGCGGAGCGTTACCTGAAGCGCCTCGAGCAGCGCTACCGCCGTTTGTTTCAGCTCACCTCGGCTGTGATCGTCAAAAACCAAACGATGCGGAGCCGATTGATCTCCCTCGGAGCCCAGCCGGCACAGCTCGTGATCAGTCCATCCGGTGCCGATGAGCAGCGGTTTCAGGGGTCCATTCCCGCATCCATGCCTCCGCGGTTTCTGGCGGTGGGCCGCTTTGTGGCCAAAAAAGGTCCGCTGGACACCCTGGAGGCTTTTGCTCTCTTGCAAGGCCTTACGGATCATGCTGATGCCTGCAGCCTGGTGATGGTGGGTGATGGCCCTCTCCTTTCCGTCGTGCAGGAAAGGGCTCATCAGCTGGGACTTGAGCATCTTGTTCAGTTCCCAGGTGTTCTTTCTCCGGATGCAGTGGTGCAGGAGATGAGGCGTGCACGGGTGTTTGTGCAGCATTCCCGCACAGCGGAAGATGGCGATGAGGAGGGATGCCCGGTCTCCGTGATGGAAGCTCAGCTTTGTGGTCTGCCCGTTGTGGCGACCCGTCATGGCGGGATTACTGAAGTGGTTGTGGATCAACAGACCGGAACGCTGGTGGAGGAAGGCGACCGTCGGGGGATGGCGGAGGCCATGGCCTTGCTGGCTGATCGTCCCGAACTTGCCGCTGCTTGGGGGGCTGCCGGTCAACGTCGGAGCCAGGCACGATTCACCGTGAAGCACCACGTGGATCAGATCACAATGCTGCTCAACGATCTGGTGGACCACAGACGATGA
- a CDS encoding UvrD-helicase domain-containing protein, producing the protein MSFLAGLNDAQRRAVDHHEGPLLVVAGAGSGKTRALTHRIAHLIGEHGADPAQILAVTFTNKAAREMKERLELLLAQKLAQSQYGQPWSTLPPVDQRQLRSRIYREVSKELWIGTFHALFARMLRYDIDKFKDAEGLTWTKQFSIYDEADAQSLVKEIVTQELQLDPKRFEPKKTRWAISNAKNQGWLPDQLEANAEGQRGKLTADVYRRYRKALAANNALDFDDLLLLPVQLLQQNEQVRSYWHRRFAHVLVDEYQDTNRTQYDLIKLLVTDGKDPQTYNDWSGRSVFVVGDADQSIYSFRAADFTILMGFQEDFGDQAPDDATRTMVKLEENYRSTATILEAANALIANNSERIDKVLRPTRGEGELISLTRCDDEIAEAEAVVHRLRTMEAANPELSWGDMTVLYRTNAQSRSIEESLVRWGIPYVVVGGLRFYDRREIKDLLAYLRLLVNPADTVSLLRVINVPKRGIGKTTIQRLTDAANQLGIPLWDVVSDPEAVRSLGGRSAKGLLQFCDLVNDLQARSRDVAPSELIQQVMEKSGYVSELIADGTDEAEERRRNLQELVNAALQYQEENEEGDLEGFLASAALSSDADSKDTAADRITLMTLHSSKGLEFPVVCLVGLEQGLFPSYRSLDDPASLEEERRLCYVGITRAKERLFISHASERRLWGGMREAAVPSVFLSELPEALIQGDIPQSGGAALRRERRLDRLTRVDREKPSTAPANAVRRRQAGQGPGRSWQVGDQVMHASFGVGEITHTFGSGEKVSIAVKFAGMGPKILDPRLAPIEPIAADG; encoded by the coding sequence ATGAGCTTTCTGGCCGGCCTTAACGACGCCCAGCGCAGGGCGGTGGATCACCACGAAGGGCCCCTGCTGGTGGTGGCCGGCGCCGGCAGCGGCAAGACCCGTGCCCTCACCCATCGGATTGCTCATCTGATCGGCGAGCACGGTGCGGATCCGGCCCAGATCCTGGCGGTGACCTTCACGAACAAGGCTGCCCGCGAGATGAAGGAGCGGCTGGAGCTGCTGCTGGCCCAGAAGCTGGCGCAAAGCCAGTACGGCCAGCCCTGGAGCACCCTGCCGCCGGTGGATCAACGGCAGCTGCGGTCACGCATCTACCGCGAGGTCAGCAAGGAGCTGTGGATCGGCACCTTCCACGCCTTGTTTGCGCGGATGCTGCGCTACGACATCGACAAGTTCAAGGACGCCGAAGGCCTCACCTGGACCAAGCAGTTCTCGATCTACGACGAAGCTGACGCCCAGAGCCTGGTGAAGGAGATCGTCACCCAGGAGCTGCAGCTCGATCCAAAGCGATTTGAGCCGAAGAAGACACGTTGGGCCATCAGCAATGCCAAGAACCAGGGCTGGTTGCCCGATCAGCTGGAGGCCAACGCTGAAGGGCAGCGGGGCAAGCTCACAGCCGATGTCTACCGGCGGTATCGCAAGGCTCTCGCCGCGAACAACGCCCTCGACTTCGATGATCTGTTGCTGCTGCCGGTGCAGTTGCTGCAGCAGAACGAGCAGGTCCGCAGCTACTGGCACCGCCGCTTTGCCCACGTGTTGGTGGATGAATATCAGGACACCAACCGCACCCAGTACGACTTGATCAAGCTGCTGGTCACCGATGGCAAGGACCCGCAGACTTACAACGACTGGAGTGGACGCTCGGTTTTTGTGGTGGGAGATGCCGACCAGAGCATTTACAGCTTCCGCGCCGCCGACTTCACGATCCTCATGGGTTTCCAGGAGGACTTCGGCGATCAAGCGCCGGATGATGCCACTCGCACGATGGTGAAGCTGGAGGAGAACTACCGCTCCACCGCCACGATCCTGGAGGCGGCCAATGCCCTGATCGCTAACAACAGTGAGCGGATCGACAAGGTGCTCCGGCCCACCCGTGGTGAAGGGGAATTGATTTCCCTGACCCGCTGTGATGACGAAATCGCTGAGGCCGAGGCGGTGGTGCATCGGTTGCGCACGATGGAAGCGGCCAACCCCGAGCTCAGCTGGGGGGATATGACGGTGCTCTATCGCACCAATGCTCAGTCCCGCTCCATTGAGGAATCGCTGGTGCGCTGGGGCATCCCTTACGTCGTTGTCGGCGGTCTGCGCTTCTACGACCGGCGGGAGATTAAAGACTTGCTGGCCTATCTGCGGCTGCTGGTGAATCCAGCTGACACCGTCAGTCTGCTGCGGGTGATCAACGTGCCCAAGCGCGGCATCGGCAAGACCACGATTCAACGGCTCACCGACGCCGCCAATCAATTGGGGATCCCCTTGTGGGATGTGGTGAGTGACCCTGAAGCGGTGCGTTCCCTGGGCGGCCGTTCCGCCAAGGGCCTGCTGCAGTTCTGTGATCTGGTGAATGATCTCCAGGCCCGCAGTCGCGATGTCGCCCCGTCGGAGCTGATTCAGCAGGTGATGGAGAAGAGCGGTTATGTGAGCGAATTGATCGCCGATGGCACCGATGAAGCGGAGGAACGGCGCCGCAACCTGCAGGAACTGGTGAATGCCGCCCTTCAGTACCAGGAGGAGAACGAGGAGGGAGACCTCGAGGGGTTCCTGGCCAGCGCAGCACTCTCCAGTGATGCCGACAGCAAGGACACTGCGGCGGACCGTATCACCTTGATGACGCTGCACAGCAGCAAGGGCCTGGAGTTCCCTGTGGTCTGCCTGGTGGGTCTGGAGCAGGGACTGTTCCCCAGTTATCGCTCCCTGGATGATCCGGCGTCCCTGGAGGAGGAGCGTCGTCTCTGTTATGTCGGCATCACCCGCGCCAAGGAGCGCCTGTTCATTTCCCATGCGAGTGAACGGCGCCTGTGGGGTGGCATGCGCGAAGCGGCGGTGCCGTCGGTGTTCCTGTCGGAATTGCCAGAAGCCCTGATTCAGGGTGACATCCCCCAAAGCGGTGGAGCAGCGCTGCGGCGGGAGCGGCGCCTCGACCGACTCACCCGGGTGGATCGTGAGAAGCCCTCAACGGCTCCGGCCAATGCCGTGCGTCGCCGTCAGGCAGGACAAGGCCCCGGTCGGAGCTGGCAGGTGGGTGACCAGGTGATGCATGCCAGCTTCGGTGTGGGGGAGATCACCCATACCTTCGGCAGTGGCGAGAAGGTGTCGATTGCCGTGAAGTTCGCCGGCATGGGGCCGAAGATCCTTGATCCGCGGCTGGCGCCGATCGAACCGATTGCCGCTGATGGCTGA